tgatatttgccagtcgcttttcggtgaaggaaaacatcgtgaggaaaccggactaattccaataaggtctagttacccttcgggttggaaggtcagatggcagtcgcttccgtaaaaactagtgcctacgtcaaatcttgggattagttgtcaaagtggaccccaggctcccatgagccgtggcaaatgggataacgcaaggaggatgatgatgatgaattagaTCGCAATACAAAGTTTCATCCCCCTTTTAACTGTCAACGGGAAAATATCCAAAAACGCTCTTATtccttttcttttattattaGTTACCTTTTCACCAAGTATTTAGTTCCAAACTCAAAATTAAATTTGATCCCAATGCAAATTTCATCCTCCCTAACCCGCTCTATCGGACATCAGCTCATCATTCAATAGCACTCTCATCAACACAGTCCATGTTGCATACATACTAGTACTTTATCATCACGGCTAATAAACTTTGTCTGTTTATAAAGCAACAACAAtgattattttagaaaaaaatcgtCCGCAGAGACAATCTCAGAGAGCAGTATAAATTTAATCTCGTATGTCCAAAATCAAATAACGCATTGTACTATAGATGCGCATACAATACTGTTACCAGTTGAGATAAAGATGTTGGAGAGTAATAGATATAAGCTTAAGTTAAAAAATTGGTTGATAGAAAATGTTttctacaacctaaatgagttttttctgaaatatcccGGGTAGTAATTATAAGTTACCCAGTAAGGTAATATAGTCAGACCGCCTCTtgttagccagtaagctaatgtatagtcagtagtttttaagaatattgtacgctcgaaatgggcaactgttgatactgtatttcctgtatatcataccatcttatgtacacacttacacagttaacaatgaataaactttactttactttactttactttacaaAGTAGGTAAACACTTTTTTATATATAACAAGCATAAGGTCACTATGTGCTTCATTCAAAatatttagttttgtatacCTACAAGGTTGTGGCCGTccccagtgtgcgtagccgaacgcacaaacggtcacgaaacgtaacgctcgtagatatctatctctatcgctcttgcttatcTACCTTTCGaggcgtttcattttcgtttcgcgtcgaagATACGAAAATCAAAACCATTCGGCTGTGGGAACAGGCAATAATAAAATCGATGCTGATGCAGCGTTACTGCTTCGATGTTACCTATAGCAACGAAACACGGGCGATATCGAATATACCTGCTACTGTGAAAATGTGAGCCACGGACTTAACCTTCTAATTACCACaacaattttgaaaatttacGTGTCGTAAATAAAAgacaacatataaaaaatacttaaattatattcatcaataaataattattactaCGCATTGCATCCACATCCGCACTGTCCAGATATAGAAACAGTTCCGGACGCGGCCACGGTCCCGTTGAAGTCGACCGTGCCGAGCACGGGCACGGAGCCGACGACAACGGTCTGGCCGCTCGCGTCGATGTCGCCAGACACGCTGACCTGACCAGTGCCCGCGCCGCCGTACTGCGCGCTCGGCGCTTGATTTAGAGAGCGTTAATGCGCGGGCGGCGCCGTGTTTGCATAGCGCTTTCGCACTCGCGTTTGTTCAGCCCGCCGATCCCGCTCAATCCGGACCCGTACGGCGTTTGTGGGAATCCGCAGGACTGACTTAGTGCGGACtgcaaagaaataaataaataggtcaGTAACAGTATAGAAAGAAATGATATCTTATTAACTGACCGAGTTGTGTAGGTACACTATTAACTGACCGAGTCGTGTAGGTACACTATTTTTCGCTCAACTTAATATAGCGGCAACTTGATTTAGACTAGCTGGATGTAAGTTAATGTTTTCCAGCTAGGAGcaaaaatttatatatttatcaaTTACCTGGATAAAGCAAGCCTGCAGGCAAAGGGCAAAGACTACAAAAGGAGACATGTCAGTATTCAATATTGTTCTTGTTTGTCACTAGAATGATTAGATATCAACCTACTAAACCTTTTATACTAGACATGACGAtacaaattacataaaaattagaatgttgaaaatatttgttaaaaatgcataataacTCATTAAACGATATCACGTTGCGAAAATCATTATCATTTATTATTAGGACAGTaggaaatataattattacataCCTATCTATTTTTGCTTGTATTGTTATCGATTTTATACCCTTATCAATTTTAACGAAGCTTATCGGGATTATTCAATAGGCtgtaaattttgtataaaaagtaACAAAGTCGCTcgtaaattaattaattgtctgTAGTCAACCAAATAACTAATTACAATGGCATACAAATACATCACATTCTGCGCCGCTGTATATTTCATTCAGGTAATTAGATATTCGTCACTTGatacaataatatttacgtacGTGTTAATAGTGTCAATAACTAATGTAAGGTTCATTTGAGTTAAACATAAACgtgattataatataaattttgtGTAATGACGTTACtgtttatttacaattaaaataGTTTTACTAAACTTTTCACTTGTATCCTAAATTCGTTATGTATTTTATAGTAACTTTATTTATACGTTTTTGAGCCCCACGATACAGGCTAAGCATAGTGTAGGGTTCACTGTTATTGagtttagtttaaatttaaatgtattctgttaaataaatatatttgatttgaAAAATTTAATGGGTTAATGTTATTAATCTTTAACCCTTTCACGGGCAAGACTCAACAAGATCGTGAATTTCATCCTGTAGTCCTAAACATTCTGTgtaagaaaaaatacaaaaagataagCTTACTCTCATTTGGAACCAGTGCCCTATAAAAAGTTAaagcaaaaacgaaggggtgttataagtttgacgtagtGGTCTGTCTGTTGAgacctgtctgtctgtgcccaatgaaccgatttagatttagttttttttttgtctgaaagctgagttaaagGGTTAATGTCGCGGTCGGCGGTTTTTTATTTCACTCATACTATTTTGTCTAcactaagtatttatttatgtaccaATACAAGGagataattataaactaacaaaacttttttttaaacagtATGTAGTGGGACAAAGTATCTACACACCAAACTGCGAATGCCGCTCTATCATTTTATCGGAAACCGGCGGGCCTCTGGCGATAACCAGCCTCGGCCCCATCACGCCGTCCGGCATCGCCGTGGCCACGGACCTGGGGCTGGCCGGCGAGCTGGAGCTGTCCGGCGCGCTGCCGTACCTGAGCGCCGTGGCGTTCGAGGGCACGTTCGACACCAACGGCACGGCGCCGGTGGCGTACGGCTGCGGGGACGCCGTCGCCATCACGCAGGAGCTCGGCAACCCCagcgccgccaccgccgccccTGGCTATACCAGCACTCCTATCAATACCTGTGCTAGACGTTCTTAATATAAAATcccagttttatttaaataataaatagttagtACGATAATTTTCGTTTTTATTATCACTTATAGACATTTTAGGAACCCTCTTTTAAACATACCTGTAAATTGAatacagcgcaggcttcgtcaaagtaTGTCATTATTATCTGTCCCTTCATTAGTGTCTCTGTAAAATTTTCACTTACACTTTTGGcacgaaatattgtatatattattatatatactatgtatgtacgtatataATTTGTAAGCagtatgtattatatgtattatgtatatgaTTTTTAGCTACTAtgaattagttttaatttagtttttttgcaccTCCTAATTAGTCGAAGTTATGAATACCAATGTTTCCACTACCCAAAGATTACCtcgaagagatcgctctttagcgataaggctgCCTGTTGTTTacatctgtaataaaatttattgtaatgtgtgtgttcctatgtacatttctgaggttgtgcaatgaagtggatttgtattgtattgttttgtattgttacaTTATGTAACTTATGTCAAATGGGTCATTAATACAAATCGGGTCATAAACAAAAACAGAATTTGACACTAAGAAACAAAACACAAGTTTGGTCGTCAAGTTTATTTTATCATGGAAGTTTAGTGATTATGTTTTGTCACGGTACAAGTTAGTTGCATCCGCATCCGCAGCACTGTCCGCAGATGGAGACGGAGCCGCAGGCGGGCGCGCAGCCATCGAAGCAGACGGAGCCGAGCACGGGCACGCATCCCTGAACGCAGGTGTTGCCGCACGCTTGGATGTCGCCGTTCACGCCCACCTGCCCGCAGCCCTGTCCGCCGTACGAGCCACAGCCGCCGCTGTAAGAGCCACTGCTGATGCCGTAAGAGCCAGAGCTGTAGCCTTTGGAGCCGCAGCAGACCTGGCTGAACACcgactgttgaaaaaaaaaaaaaactattatttatgCGAGTATTAAAAAATCAGAATTAAGCTCAGCTTAATTTTAGGTCACAGAAAGGaaggaaggcctaagaaaagatggatggaatgtatGAGCAATGATATGAGGGTGAAAggtgttagtatggaaatgacggctaatagagaggaatggaggaggaagatttgctgcgccgaccccaaataatgggaagagACAAGAAAAAGACTAAGGATTGTATCTAcaatattgcacaaataataagtatttatgaACAGGActttgcaataaaaatacctGCGCTGCGTCTTATTAAAAGAGACATATTTTACTATAACGACAATCAAGTATACAAAATACTCTGCCAcggattaaaaataaattaaggttacgtaaaataaaaaaataaatagagCTTATAAATAAAAGTCAAACATGCATTAAACTTTGAATGGCCGgactgtaaaaataaaaataaaaagaaggaATATAGGTAGTCGAACTTACCTGAATCAGACAAATCTGGATGCAAAGGACCAACACGGTGTAGGGAGACATGTTTGATGTTGTTTATTCGAAGATCGAAGAAACTATGTCCCGTACTCTTGAATACAAGCTTTTATATTCAACTAATTAAAACAATGATAAGAATAACAATAGCATTTCAAAATAGCTAAACATGTGGTCGATTTATGTTATCAAAGTCTAAATTAAAAACACTTGGTTATAATTTGGAAAACGTGCTTACTTTATTCAATGTGTGTTATATCAAGTTAATTTCGAAAGACCAGCTACAACTATAAAAACTCCTACAGTTCTTAGTGAAGATCATACTTTAGTAAGATCCTTACTACAGCAAACAATACAATGGCATTCAAGGCTGTCGTTCTGTGCGCCGCTCTTCTTCTGGTCCAGGTAAGTTATTCATTTGACTATTATGTTTTTACAAACGCTATTCTTGTATTCTAGACAACTAAAATTTTGTAGTATCCTCTTTAACTTACATGCAATATTTGACTTGATTTCTAGGTAATTATTTCAGATATTGATTACCTACCATAATTTTGATGTTTTGAGTTTTGATACACGGTTAGTTTCAATTAATGTTGTGGTTTGTCGAGTTCCAAATGTTTCGATATTCTCCATGCAATTGCAAGCATCACGGTCAGGGAGACAAAAAAAGTTAATCTatcatttttttgttaaaataacattaatttaatttcgGTGAGGTATATTTGAGGTAGGTCAGTTTATAACAAATCTGACTCTGATTTATAGTATATACCATTTATTTCTGATTTATAGTATATCCCAAAAGACGCACCACCATTTGTCTTCAAATACTCATTTTAAATTAccttaaaatacttaaaatatctTAAAATCATCATTGCATTTCAGACCATCGCTGGCCAGAAATGTGGCTGCTCCTGTCGCAGCAACAGGGGCTACAGCAGCTCCCTCAGCTCGAACTCCATTTCCATTGCCACCAGCGGCGGCGACCTCCTCGTCACCAGCGTCGGCCCCATCTCCCCCTCCGGCATCTCCGTCTCCTCCGACCTCAGCCTGGACGGAAACTTGGACGTCTACGGAGAACTGCCGTACCTGAGCGCCGTACAGTTCTCTGGCGAATACGACACCAGCGGCTCCACGTGCGTGGACTACAGCTGCGGCACCTGCGGGAACGTGGCCATCACCAGCGTGCAGGGCGGTTCCGGCTGCGGCTGCGGCTGCCGCTAAGGACCAAGAACAAGAAGGAAACAATTGAACTTCTAGAACATTTAACTTCAAGCTGTAAATCTGATTAAATAAACGAAAATTTCCAAAACATATTTGAATTTTTTGCTTGATTCATTGTCGATAAAATCATTAACAGTAGATAAATATTTAAAGTAGGTTGAACACAATTAattattaacaatattattacGTTTTCCCGAAATTTCAGCCAGGTTACAGCGGCCGTGGTCACGGAAGACTGATGCCCCAGCAAAGTGTTAATGGAAATGTAATACCTACGAGAATTATATCAACAACCCAAACTCTTTACCGTCAGTCTCGTTAAAAGGGCTAAATCTCAATCCGTCAAGTCTTCCATTCCACGTTTGTCGAGGCTAGAATAGCCAAAAGTATTTCTTTCATCAATCAGGGATTGATGAAAGAAATACTTTTCTGTTTTTAAAGGCAAGTTTAGTGAAGCAATAAGGGTGATTAAATCTTTGTTGGAAATGACCAAATCAGCAAAATGATGACTGTCCCGTCTTGGAATAAATCCTAACCTCTGAACTTTTTCACATCGAGCCCCGTTAATTCCCAAGTGGTTTCAAAGAAACGCGTCGTGTCTGGTGTTTCTTAAATCGTATACGAACCGGAATTGGTCACTGCGCCTATCAGCGGAAGAAATGGGGTTGGGCTGACACTTAGAAATGTTACTGTGAAGACCCTAAACAAACTGTGCACCAGATAATTTTCGAATagaaaatagaatagaaaagaaTGGAAAATATTTGGCATAcagatacataataaaaacaacaagTAATACTTAATGTCCCTTAACtaaggtgtgatcgtggtcaaacgtctacctattcatactaaaaaaaaaaactaagtacgGGTCACCCTCGGACTTAGAAAACCTCACGAGCGACGCTGCGCCCATATTTACGGAATGCTAAATTTAACtcgccatacgataaataaatacattttacccatagattaaatattgtttaatttattagaaattcgccattttgtgtttaagttatgcaaataattcctaaaatatgtatgattttactgttaaaacacggttaagtatactttagccgttttttaggattgaataatacataaaacatggcttaataacggcaaagtaaatttacgtgtttatagtaatcgtaactgagcaatgcataataatctaaaaacatagcttaataaccgcaaagacactaaacaattttatactatcgtatatgctctaaaaaaatgctgtaaccgtttttaagctatgcaatgactactaacatcgaaataatttgtatgcattcctaatctaaaagcccgctatatgacaaaccagcgacgattactaggttttagcattgtcaGTCTTTTTAAGAGgccattcaacgaaaacgtcgtaataatgtaaaattgatagttttagtcggcaaaatgctatactttccgtcatctaacagacttattaagttcaagattcgattaggacatcttcttaacttacatgttgtgagactggatttttgaaaactaactcacttaattaattatgattttttttctggtgcatgtttaggaaaacccgcgaaaagtgctgacttagtccgtctaatttgtaaaatttggatagttttgaatgcttcaagtggtaaatttgtattatgtatatcctgtactacaatcatctgagactacttctttgttataaggctttagaatagagtaaatgaggatatgatgaatccaatttgtttcagaaatcacctcagaataagtgtcaatttcttcgaaaacttacgtgtttttgaagtagttttaatataaaaataatctgcaacgcttactcaaacagattttatgcaaaagttttctattaattgcaatttaatatttttgacgattttttaaaaatgcctccttattaccggttacacgcgcttgcgatgtcagtaccgcggcagagcttgtagaggcaggacgtatgttagtccgctccgcacgcggctcgacgatcgcgaagttattttgtcattgtgtgcggcaccgccgtgtccaaaaccgcacttgtgtgcgtgtttggctgtactgttgcatgtatactgcgaccgaaaactttgatccttgggttgacgactttggtaactaactaattaacttgactaatatttttagtaagtattatttattattgaatatcatttgaggttactgactcgtctcaacaaaatctttgacaatagatggtactcaggatctgatgatgaagtcagatggtagtcatgagttctcatcaaccaggtcttgaaaccatttcgtgtttgggctcgtttgattcgcctcaacaagatctttgacgagaggtgatggtacccaggatctgatgatgaagccggaaggtagtcatgagttctcatcaaccaggtcttgaaaccatttcgtgtttgggctcgtttgatttgcctcaacaagatctttgacaagaggtgatggtacccagaatctgatgatgaagccggaaggtagtcatgagttctcatcaaccaggtcttgataccatttcgtgtttgggctcgtttggttcgtctcaacaagatctttgacaagagatggtacccaggatctgatgatgaagctggaaggtagtcaagagaattcatcaaccaggtcttgaaaccactccgtgtttgggctcgtttggttcgtctcaacaagatctttgacaagagatggtacccaggatctgatggtgaagccggaaggtagtcaagagtattcaacaaccaggtcttgaaactcttctgtgtttgggctcgtttgattcgtctcaacaagatctttgacaagagatggtacccaggatctgatgatgaagctggaaggtagtcaagagtattccacgaccaggtcttgaaaccacttcgtgtttgggttcgtttgattcgtctcaacaagatctttgacaagagatggtaatcactcttttatactctggcgcatccactgtatcagtgtgtcaacagtcaactaaagcaggtaggcgtagcgtagagttgtatttccttacaaaaaaccaatacatagatgtggaccttcagaatacagaatacagaatacagaattatttatttgtccaacataggtgtacataagttgttacattacatttcagttcagtttcactatGTGGCGCCTTACGGCATACAAATTTGAGAGCATGCATGTCAAACTATAaacttcctgtgctccatgcaattaaaacaacataatatttaaaaaccggccgagagcgtgtcgggtcacgctcagtgcctacactgagcgtggcccgacacgctctcggccggtttttaaagccgcgttggtaaatagccgctcggctcttccgtagttttccatatttttcaaaaactacagaacctatcaagttcaaaacagttttcctagaaagtttataaagttctacttttgtgatttttaaatattttttttaatatatggttaaaaagttagaggggggggggacactttttttttctttaggagcgattattcgcgaaaatattaatattatcaaaaaacgatttcagtaattcatttttaaatacctatccaacaataaatcatacgttagggttgaaatgaaaaaaaaaatcactccctactttacgtgtaggggggtaccctaataaaacattttttccgctttttatttttgcactttgtcggcgtgactgatatacatattggtaccaaatttcagctctctagttctaacggtcactgagattatccgcggacggacggacggacggagggacagacagacagacatggcgaaactataagggttcctagttgactacgaaaccctaaaaacacattttaaatattaaacttatattgaccgggatatagaccgtgaatataagtccaatgaaaataaccgtgaatcattcaaaactcttacattttaaatataaaaaaaaaactacttaaaattaaagaaaaccgatcttagttccattatatacagagtggggcctgtaacaaaggcgaagaattgaactgtaggtagggattgcaatccagcAGTGTTATCAATCCAGCTGGATTTTTGCTGGATCGGCGccaatccagctggatccagcgcggatccagcaggtagaaaaaatgccaaaaaaaaaattacattttgcgCTACTATGGGGCTGttattactaaaattatttgaaatagtgAAAGGAAGGGTGAAAACGCGCAATTTGTAATcataattcataaaaaaaaacttaaaacggttctcttatttatctccgaaaattgtatgaccgaatatcacttcccaacgcacgtttcgcggaattttaatccgccgaatgttcatttcccaaattatcatattgttttttttattttttcatttgccaacctTGCATTTACCTACCAACTTAAAGTTTGGTTGTTATTAGGGTTTTTCAAAAGGCCTTTTTTAAAAAACCAAACTTTCATGTTATCCTATGTTTTACTTGACGTAATATACaactagttgtttattgtatatcgtcactacttttaaaaaaacttgtatcttcgtctgtcaatgaaaagaaaattgcagtaagtatgtatgaaatgcatatttatagacttactgcattttaactttgaggaacagcgtgagatacgagatttttttaaagtagtgacgacatacaaaatgttttattgaacaccgACAATATCtatggcgtatttcgaaaaatatgcaatactgaGTCTCCTATGAActtctaaatttattgacagggatgcaattacgtattttacttacgtatatatatatatatatatatatatatatatttttaatagttatctacttactttttttacaagaatattgtttaatttattgttattacattTCAAAGCttttttccggtttgctcacggtcaacctaacacgctcctcctcgtttcgctcgtcgtcgcccttaactggactctgtcatatatacatattatactgCCAACATAGTCCATGAACAGAGAACTGCTACTTTGCTCCCTCttaacagggaagaaaagttAAAATGTATCTGTAAAAAGTTGGCATTActttttgtaaccatttttaaTCCTTATccttacataaataaaaaatggtcaTTAAAAGTGTGTGCTAGTAACAACGATGAAGCGAAGGTACTAcaattaattaggtacataaataatgcTATCAACCAGACATGGCCTGCTTTTTTGGCATAACATTTGGGCATTCACTAGTTCAcattgaaaattactaatttacttactagtacttagtttaacttacttaatatttatgaaaaaataaacctctaagtaggtatattatacgtaGACAATCAATATTCTGATCTAAACATGAGTTGAAACTTAAAAGAAATTTTGCGGTaacagtaaataattaaatactttaaatacattttgaaaTCTTCAGTATACtacaacactttaagttctcgcgctttgtacaacgttggaaaaaaggtaaaataatgttaattaatcgcgttcgacccgcaTGTGACTATAAATATACAGTTATAGTACAGTTTCAAACTacagaccgtcaaccaaatcttgtcactagaaaaaggcggtaaatttgaaaaatcgcgggctagcaacactaatagttttgaaaatcggtggaaattcacttgtcatttgtatcttatctgtggaaatctccaccctaccaaaaagagaaataactagcatatatccgtccctttttagggttccgtagtcaactaggaacccttatagtttcgccatgtctgtctgtccgtccgtccgtccgtccgtccgcggataatctcagtaaccgctagtactagaaagctgaaatttggtaccaatatgtatatcaatcacgccaacaaagtgcaaaaataaaaaatggaaaaaaatgttttattagggtactccccctacatgtaaagtgggggctgatttttttttttcattccaaccccaacgtgtgataaattgttggataggtatttaaaaattaataagggtttactaagatcgttttttgataatattaatattttaggaaataatcgctcctaaaggaaaaaaaagtgcgtccccccccctctaacttttgaaccttacgtctaaaaaatatgaaaaaaatcacaaaagtagaactttataaagactttctaggaaaattgttttgaacttgataggttcagtagtttttgagaaaaatacggaaaactacggaaccctacactgagcgtggcccgacacgctcttggccggtttttaatacattatctaattcgtaaggaaggagggagccccttgaaaaaaaaatatctgtggctgttcgacgtacattgctggtttttgttcgtttcatagggatgccatactttagtttgatgtacattgctactgccaaaatttggttgaca
This Leguminivora glycinivorella isolate SPB_JAAS2020 chromosome 24, LegGlyc_1.1, whole genome shotgun sequence DNA region includes the following protein-coding sequences:
- the LOC125238990 gene encoding uncharacterized protein LOC125238990; this encodes MSPYTVLVLCIQICLIQSVFSQVCCGSKGYSSGSYGISSGSYSGGCGSYGGQGCGQVGVNGDIQACGNTCVQGCVPVLGSVCFDGCAPACGSVSICGQCCGCGCPGAAVAALGLPSSCVMATASPQPYATGAVPLVSNVPSNATALRYGSAPDSSSSPASPRSVATAMPDGVMGPRLVIARAPSAQYGGAGTGQVSVSGDIDASGQTVVVGSVPVLGTVDFNGTVAASGTTLTTLEPELMLALTPVGLPISFVMAMQSPQPYATGAEPLVSNWPWNSTALRYGSAPDRSRSPDRPSSVATAMPDGVIGPSAVMSRSPPLLETSTTAENTFKMSRFAVVLLCVQAFLIQAAFSQQCGCIQNYAQYSAPLSAPSPISYASSSYGGSGTGQVGVSGSIDADGQTAVVGSVPVLGAVDFGGKVAAAGSVSISGQCGCGCQA
- the LOC125238923 gene encoding chorion class CB protein M5H4-like translates to MAYKYITFCAAVYFIQYVVGQSIYTPNCECRSIILSETGGPLAITSLGPITPSGIAVATDLGLAGELELSGALPYLSAVAFEGTFDTNGTAPVAYGCGDAVAITQELGNPSAATAAPGYTSTPINTCARRS
- the LOC125238924 gene encoding chorion class high-cysteine HCB protein 13-like, translated to MAFKAVVLCAALLLVQTIAGQKCGCSCRSNRGYSSSLSSNSISIATSGGDLLVTSVGPISPSGISVSSDLSLDGNLDVYGELPYLSAVQFSGEYDTSGSTCVDYSCGTCGNVAITSVQGGSGCGCGCR